Proteins encoded by one window of Salvia splendens isolate huo1 chromosome 7, SspV2, whole genome shotgun sequence:
- the LOC121810800 gene encoding uncharacterized protein LOC121810800 — protein MLTRSSRLPLEPINLEIEAANRRRGGRRRRARAQHQVEPMENPHGNNEGIPPPPPPLLNQDQIILQLQQEMAEMRREREEERRREAPVRDAFGNVNIPHPPYDTRVNANNFELKTGLIQFVEQRVFSGRPTEDPNRHLSKFLEIANTTKLNGVPDDTIKLRLFPFSLSGHARDWFDNLEPGSVTSWDDLAQKFLDRFFPLSSTLNLQAEISHFKMKGQESMFEAWERFNALLKKCPNHGLSPGHQVSLFYNGCSEFIKSQLDFGSGGSFLDKGVEECKKMLQRLAYTSKGWSSGRDSSMPVASVVDSDAFNLLNQQMMLLNQKVDGLSLGVAPMGEPLHTVEDVNYVHQGGNQRNFYNYRPNNGGGNYQGYRSPFNAHPNLSYGNPNNAIQPPPPPRFPTPSGSTSGAANVPTNSKPSSDDVTHELLKALMEKTDGIMTQSTKRIDKVETAVVEVTTRMGALEHQMSQLPKPWANFINRGNSQATPFLTQRIARLSI, from the coding sequence ATGCTCACGCGCTCAAGTCGTTTACCCCTTGAGCCGATTAATTTAGAGATAGAAGCCGCCaatagaagaagaggaggacgaAGGAGAAGAGCAAGAGCTCAACATCAAGTTGAGCCAATGGAAAATCCACATGGGAACAATGAGGGAATTccccctccacctccacctctaTTAAATCAAGACCAAATCATTCTCCAACTACAACAAGAAATGGCGGAGATGAGAAgggaaagagaggaggaaaggAGGCGAGAGGCTCCGGTTAGAGACGCATTTGGGAACGTCAATATCCCACATCCACCCTATGATACAAGGGTGAATGCCAACAATTTTGAGTTGAAGACAGGATTGATTCAATTTGTGGAGCAACGTGTTTTCTCGGGAAGGCCCACGGAGGATCCTAATAGGCACTTATCTAAATTCTTAGAGATTGCCAATACAACTAAGCTTAATGGGGTTCCCGACGATACAATCAAACTTAGGCTATTTCCATTCTCATTGTCGGGACATGCTAGAGATTGGTTTGATAACCTTGAGCCTGGCTCGGTTACAAGTTGGGACGACTTAGCCCAAAAGTTTTTGGATCGATTCTTCCCTCTAAGCTCCACTCTCAACCTCCAAGCAGAGATCTCCCACTTTAAAATGAAGGGCCAAGAGTCTATGTTCGAGGCTTGGGAGAGATTCAACGCCTTGCTAAAGAAATGCCCCAACCATGGGTTATCTCCGGGCCATCAAGTGAGCCTCTTCTACAATGGATGCTCGGAGTTTATCAAGAGTCAATTAGACTTTGGTTCGGGGGGTTCattcttggacaagggggtcgaGGAGTGCAAGAAGATGCTTCAAAGGCTTGCCTATACTAGCAAGGGTTGGAGCTCGGGCCGAGATAGTTCAATGCCGGTGGCTTCGGTTGTGGATTCGGATGCATTCAATCTTCTCAACCAACAAATGATGTTGTTGAATCAAAAGGTGGATGGCCTTAGTTTGGGAGTGGCACCTATGGGAGAGCCTTTACATACCGTGGAAGATGTCAATTATGTGCATCAAGGAGGGAATCAAAGGAACTTCTACAACTATCGCCCTAACAATGGGGGTGGTAATTACCAAGGCTATCGCTCACCCTTCAATGCACATCCAAACCTTTCTTATGGCAATCCAAACAATGCTATccaaccacctccaccacctcgtTTCCCTACACCTAGTGGGTCGACAAGTGGGGCCGCTAATGTGCCCACCAATTCTAAACCTTCAAGTGATGATGTCACCCATGAGCTTCTAAAAGCTCTAATGGAGAAGACCGATGGAATCATGACACAATCTACTAAGAGAATTGATAAGGTTGAGACGGCGGTAGTGGAGGTCACCACGAGAATGGGGGCTTTGGAGCATCAAATGAGTCAATTGCCCAAGCCGTGGGCCAACTTCATCAACCGGGGCAATTCCCAAGCAACACCATTCCTAACCCAAAGGATTGCAAGGCTATCAATTTGA
- the LOC121740790 gene encoding uncharacterized protein LOC121740790, translating into MPSYAKFLKDVVSQKRKWGHYETVNLTESCSAIIQRKLPAKMQDPGSFTIECTIGNCFVGNALCDLGASINLMPLSFFNKLNIGKLRSTSITLQMADRSVAYPSGIAEDILVRVNEFIFPVDFVVLDMEEDRIVPLILGRPFLATGKAMIDVSKGELTLRLNDESVTLSIYEALKRHDAEPGGSLQHCNVVTVMDECVGGVAPTSYLDDQLERCISHSMYSSHSFDVLDANPELLEFVGALDSAKEIPRSLRPQFLPLRSGSEDSNKDGENKKLELKPLPLHLRYAFLGGNDTFPAFEKLKAALVSAPILISPDWSQPFEIMCDASDVAVGSALGQKRDKIFRVIYYASRTLDSAQANYTTTEKEMLAVVYSFDKFRPYLIGAKTIVFTDHAAIRHLFVKQDAKPRLIRWILLLQEFDLEIRDRKGCENVVADHLSRLEHASEEEKIEVGHQ; encoded by the exons ATGCCAAGTTATGCAAAGTTCCTCAAGGATGTGGTatcacaaaaaaggaaatggggGCACTATGAGACGGTCAACTTGACGGAGAGTTGCAGTGCAATTATTCAAAGGAAGTTGCCGGCCAAAATGCAAGATCCGGGAAGCTTCACTATTGAGTGCACTATTGGAAATTGCTTTGTGGGGAATGCCTTGTGCGATCTAGGGGCTAGCATTAATCTTATGCCATTGTCCTTCTTCAACAAGTTGAATATTGGTAAATTGAGATCGACTAGCATTACTTTGCAAATGGCGGATAGATCGGTGGCATATCCCTCGGGCATAGCAGAAGATATATTGGTGAGGGTGAATGAGTTCATATTCCCCGTTGACTTCGTGGTGTTGGACATGGAAGAGGATAGAATTGTACCTCTTATTTTGGGAAGACCGTTCCTTGCCACCGGGAAGGCCATGATCGATGTTTCAAAAGGGGAACTTACACTTCGCCTCAATGATGAGAGCGTGACATTGTCGATATATGAGGCCTTAAAGAGGCATGAtgcggaaccgggaggaagcctaCAACATTGCAATGTTGTGACCGTGATGGATGAGTGTGTTGGAGGAGTGGCACCGACCTCTTACTTGGATGATCAATTAGAGAGATGCATTTCTCATTCCATGtattcttctcattcttttgATGTTTTGGATGCTAACCCCGAGTTGTTGGAATTTGTAGGTGCTTTGGACTCGGCTAAAGAAATCCCTAGATCACTTCGTCCACAATTTCTACCTCTTAGGAGTGGAAGtgaagatagcaataaagatgGGGAAAACAAGAAGCTTGAGTTGAAGCCACTTCCACTACACTTGCGATATGCCTTTCTTGGAGGGAATGACACTTTTCCG GCATTTGAGAAGCTCAAGGCGGCGTTGGTGAGTGCCCCAATCTTGATCTCCCCCGATTGGTCTCAACCTTTCGAGATCATGTGTGATGCAAGTGATGTGGCGGTAGGCTCGGCTTTGGGACAAAAGAGAGACAAGATATTCCGGGTGATATATTATGCTAGTAGGACATTGGATTCGGCTCAAGCTAACTACACCACTACCGAGAAGGAAATGCTTGCGGTGGTCTACTCTTTTGACAAGTTCCGCCCTTACCTTATTGGGGCCAAAACTATTGTCTTTACTGACCATGCCGCCATCCGCCATCTATTTGTTAAGCAAGATGCAAAACCAAGGCTTATAAGGTGGATCTTGCTCCTTCAAGAATTTGATTTGGAGATCCGAGATAGAAAAGGGTGTGAGAATGTGGTGGCGGATCATCTCTCAAGATTGGAGCATGCTAGTGAAGAGGAAAAAATTGAAGTTGGTCATCAATGA